DNA from Leptospira neocaledonica:
ATACGAACATTCTTCCGTGGACAGTCACTTGGTTTTACAAGTAGATGCCGCCATTAACCCGGGGAATTCGGGAGGACCTGCCATCCAAAACAATAAGGTGGTGGGAGTTGCCTTCCAAGTTGCTACCAAAGGGGAAAATATCGGTTATCTCATCCCTACCAAAGTGATCCGTCATTTTCTAAAAGATATAGAAGACGGAAAATACGACGGTTACGTCGAACTTGGAATTGGAACATTCAATTCTTTTAATACTTCTCTCAGAAAAGTAAAAGGGATCCCGGAGGGTTTAGAAGGTGTATTCGTAACCAGGATACTTCCGAACGGTTCCGCTGACGGGTATCTGAAAGAAGGAGATTATCTGACAGAGATTGATGGTCTTGCCATCGGAAGAAACGGGACTATTACCTTAGACAAGGACGCCCGAGTAGATTTTACAGAAACAGTAGATGATAAGTATTCCGGAGAATCGATCCGATTCAAAGTATTCCGTAATGGCAAACTGATCGATGTGGAATTTAAGGCCAAAAGAATGCCTGATTTCGATTTTATGAGAAACAGGTACGATACCGCATTTGATTATTCCATGATAGGCGGGCTATTATTCCAAGAAATGTCCAGAGATCTTCTGGGGGCATGGAGCAGAAGTGGAAATACTTCCGGCGGCAGCCAGTTCTTATATAGATACGATTATTTTATAGAAGATGGGATCGGCAGAACCAAAAAGGCGGATGTGGTTCTATACAGAAAATTGGCTCATCCGGTAAATTCTTCCTCCGACTATTTCCTAAATTTAGTTTTGGAATCGGTAAACGGAGAACCAATCAATAGTCTTGCAGACCTGAAAAGAATTATCGCAGATTCAAAGTCCAAGTTTTTAAAATTAAAATTTTTGAATATAGATCTCCCATTGATTATGGATCGAGAAGAAACCCAAAAGGCGGATTCCCAGATCAGAAGCACCTACGGTTTGGAGTAATACGTGAAATCCAAGATCTTTCTAGTCATTATCAGCCTTTGTGTTTTCAGTTCCGGACTATCCGCTAAAAAATCGAAACCTTCCCCTAAGTCCGTTCCGAACGGAATGGCATCTCAGGCAAAGGCGGAAGAAGAATACAAAAAGAGTATAGTCCAAGTAAAGATCTCCTACCAAGAGCCTGATTATTTTAACCCTTGGAAAAAGAAAAACCCAAAGGTAAGAAGAGGAGTAGGGATCGTAGTTCCTGGCGAAAAGATCTTATTACCGGCACATCTACTCACCTACTCTACATTGATAGAAGTTAAAAAATATTCTTCTTATGCCGAGACAAAGGCGATCGTAGCAAGACAAGACTTCGAATCCGATTTAGCATTATTAAAAATAGAAGAAGAAAACTTCTTTAAGGATCTAACCCCGTTTGAATTCCAAAAAGAAATAGATTATCCTAGACAGGTTTCTATCTATCAATTGGACAATTCTGGTTCTATTCAATCCGCTTCAGGCTCTCTCATCAGCATGGACCTGGACCAATATTCGCAAGGAATGGTAGAACTTCCTGTTCTGGATGTAAATTCCACTGAAACATTAAACGGAAACGGAGAAGTTCTATTAGAAAAAGGAAAAGTAAGCGGGATACTTTTCGATTTCTCAGGAGATAAAAACTCAGGTAGAGCGATTCCTTCTTTCTTGATCAGCAAATTTCTAGGGGATTTCGGTAAGACTGAAATACCTTTTAAAGGATTCCGTTATAGACCGATCATCGATAAGGCCACTAAGGATTTTTATTCCCTCAAAACAAAAGACCAAGGGATCTTAGTAGCGGAAATTTTGCCGGAAAGTTCAGCAGATGGAATCTTAAAGATCGGCGATGTGATTCTAGAATTTGGCGGCAAAAAGATAGATTCCAAAGGATATTTCCAACATCCAAAATACGGCAAACAGGTTCTCTCTTATATCGCGCATCTAGGAGATGAATTCGGCTATCAAATTGGCAAACAAGTCCCGGTTAAAATCATCCGGTCTGGCAAAGAAGAAGAAGTTCAACTCACCTTAAAATCATTTCCTTATTCTTCTATTCGGATCCCTCATAGAAATCTAGGATCCAAATCCGAATATTATTTCGACGGTGGTTTCCTATTCGTGGAACTTTCCGAAGGATATTTACTGGAATGGGGAAAAGATTGGAGATCTAAAGTAGATCGTAAACTTCTATACACATTCGATTATCATAAGTTTTCTAGCGGGGATAAGAAGGAAGGTAAATTCGTATTACTTTCCCAAGTGATTCCAGATGAATCCAACCAAGGTTATCACGAAATTTCAGGAAGACTCGTGGATCAAGTAAACGGTAAACCTGTAATGTCTGTCCAAGATATTTCCAATGAAGTGAAATCATCCAAGTCAAGATACATTACAATTTTGTTAGATGATGGAACGGATATTGTTTTGGATAAAGAAAGTCTAATATCTGCTAACCAAAGAATCCAAAAAGAATATAGGATTCCCAAATCCTCGATGGGTTCTCGTTAAAAAGACTTAACCCACTTCTTTTTTCTAAACGATCGTACGAAAAAAGACCCAAAACCCGGATTCTTCGGAAAGAATTCCACATTCAACCCGGTCTAATTCTATAGGAATGAAGGTTTGGGTTAGTTTTGTAGAATTTCCCCGTTTTTACCGGTGAGTTTTTAGAAATCAAACCTGAACTTCCGCCAGATCGGCAGCTTAGTTGGGTTTTCCTAATCGATTTTCAAAGGGTTTTTTCTTTGCCCGTGAGCTGAGTTCGAAAACATGGCAGGTATAGCCGATAAGAGAGGGTTCTTTTATGAAACGGACCGAATTGGAGAGACGAGAAAGAGATCTCCGCAAAGCGCAAAAAAAACAAGAGGCCCTAGATAAACGCGGAGGCGGAAACGGAGTCGGCGATTTTATCGATCAACTTTCCGGGTTATTCCGTTACGACGCCACTGAGATCTTTAATACGAAAGACGATATCAATATTCTGGAAGTTTTGGAAGAGATGCAAGTGATCCTTCCCCAGAAAAAATGGGACGATGTTCTCAAAAAGGCGATTAAGAAAACAGGCGTTGTAGAAAAAGAAAGAGCCTACAAAGAGCTTGTGGAACTTCTGAACGTTGAAGAAGAAAACGAGGATGCAGAGGAAGAAGTAGGCGTTTAATTCGCCTGCTTTGTCTGAATGACAAACCGATTCTCGGATTGTACTTCACTTTTAAAAGAGCATCAAATATTCCAGATCCTTTCCGAATTCTCACCTGAATTCGTAGGTTCCATTCCGATCGGAGTGGAGCTTCCCCAATCCGACATTGATATAATTTGCGAGTTAAAACCTTCTCTCCTGAAAGTTTTAGATTCTTTTTCTTCTTATCCCGGTTTTCAACTCTCCGAAAAAGTTTTGAGCAAGGTCCCTTCTATCATCTGTAGATTCCGTTTGGGATCTGAAAAAGTAGAGATCGTTGCACAAGACCTTCCCCCTAAAAAACAAATCGCTTATTTACATATGATTATAGAGGAAAAGATCCTGAAAGAGAAAGGAGATAACTTTAGGTTGTCTGTATTGGAGAAAAAGAAGTCCGGAAAAAACACCGAAGAGGCGTTCGCGGAACTTTTAGGTCTGGAAGGAGATCCATATTTTTCTCTTTTAGAATATGGAAAAAGGACGAACGAATAGGAAAACTCGGGGAAGTTTCCTTCCCCGAGAAAGATCTTAATGTCTTCTTGGTTTATTAAAAGTCTGAGGTTTTGCGATATCGATATTCAAAGTTCTACCTTTGAACTCGGTTCCGTTTAGGCTGTTCTTCGCGTTTTCAGCTTGCTCCTCGCTAGCCATTTCCACGAATCCGAATCCTTTACCTTCAATTACTTTTGCATAAGCTACTTCTCCGTAGTTGGAGAATAGTTCACTGATTTCCTGCTGGCGAACAGAGTAATTAAGATTTCCTACAAAAAGTTTGCGATTCTGCATGCTTTCCTCGAACAAAAAATTTAGGCAGCTTCCGACTCGCAAACGGGAGACCAACTCGCCTTCCCATAGACATAACACTCTTTAAGAACAGCGGATTGATTTGAACGACGGTAAAATCGCGGATAGCAGGGTTTCTAAGAGAAGCAAAGCTCGGATTTCACCGATCTGATTACAATGACACGTGCGGATTTCTGAACAGCGGACCTACAATAAGACCATTCTAATTCTTTTATAAGAAGAATCAAGTCTAAGAAAATTTTTGCCGAGATTCATATGCAAAAAAACTTAGATAAGAATCCGTGACCGATCACCAGACCAAGTGACGTAAAGGTTTGGAAACAAATGCTAATTTTATTAAGAATGAAATTAAAATAATACCTGTAAGCGCCCAGTAGGTTCCGCTCGGAAGGGACTCATCTTCTTTTTCCCAAAAAATTAATAAAGGAAGGCTGAATGTAAACATTCTGGAAACATTTTCGTAGGTGGCCCAATAGAGAACATACCCTCCCGCATACGTGGTCAATAAAAGAATTCCAAAACCTAAGCGAAATGCCAGGCCCTTCTTCCCATCCCCTTTGAATAATAGATAGGTCCCCGATAAAAGAAGAAGTACCAAAGGAAATCTGGAGAATTTTTTGATCAGAAGGATCAGATTTCTATCTCCTGAAACTAGAGCTTGTTGGACTTCCCCGAAATATCCTAAAAGTCCCCCGAATGGATCAAAAAAATGGCCTAAACTTCCGGGGGTCCATTCAGGAAATTGGGTTCTTAAGTATAAACTCCAGGCTCCAGGTAGGATCAAAGAAGAAGCGACCCAAATACTTTTTTTGAATTCCTTTTGGAATAGTGTAGTCAACCCTAAAGGGAAAAACAAAAAGATAGCCTGCTCTTTCGTGAGAATGGCAAGCCCTGCTAATAAGGAGAAACTTATAAATCTTTTTCTAATAAAGGCCCAATATGCGAGGACACTTAGGCCCATCATAACCGTATCTGATACAAGTAAGATATAACTTCCCAGTGCAAACGGGGAAAGTAGATAGAATGTGCTTAAATATTTTTTAGGATCCGGCAATAAGTCTCGGATCGCCAAATAAGATAGGTAAAAGATCCCTAGATTCAAAATGTACATCCCGAAGATGGTCCCATACATTCCCAACCAACCGAATGGGGAAACTAAAAGTGGATAACCGATCCTAGGAGCCCTAAAACTGGTTTCAAAACCATTAGGCCAATTCAAACTGAAACTAGATAACATCCTAGAATAATAATAAAAGATCTGCCCATCATATCCGGCGCCTAGATTCCCCTCCTCTCCTAAGAACACGATTGCACCTGGAGGAGTTTGTTCTTTGTTTTGTTCGGCAAATTCCTTTCCGAAATTTATCTGGGAACTCGGACTCCAAGAGTATTTCTTCCAAACACAAAAGGAGGAGAATGAATACAAAATAAGAAAAAGTAAGCTAACTAGTTTAAGATTTCCTAAAACACCGATCCATTCGGCTTTCAGTTTTTCATTCTGTAAAAATTTAGAGAAAAATCGGAACATCTATTTTTTCGTTAATGCCTCTAGGATCCAATCTGCAAACAGATCCGAAGATTTTTCAGAAGCTTGGTACGTCAAATGGTGAGGGTCTAAGAAGGATTTTTTATCTTCAAAATCAGGCATTGCATTTTTGAACGTATACTTATCTTTTCCCAGGTTTTCCAAATAAGAAATATACCCTTTGTACCAAGGACTTGTTTCATATACTTCTCTTTCAAAAGGATTTTCAGGAGAATTTACCAAGACCACTTGGATACCTTGGGCTTCCAGATATAGGATTGCTTTTTTCAGATATTCCAGTTCTGACCAAACAAAAAACTTTGGAGAAGATGCTAATTTGATCTTTGCCATTCGAAGAGTAACAAGTCTAGACATTTTGGAACTTTCTCCCTTATATCCATAGATCCTTTCCGTATAATCCTTGGAATAAGTAACGTCATCCATATTAGAGATCCTTGAATCATCTAGACCGGGAATTCGAATATAAGAGATATGTTTTCGGATCTCATTTCTGCAGAAGTTTTGAGAAAGTCTGATCCCATAAATTTCTTCTGTCCCAAAAATTCTAGAATCCACTTGTAAGGAAGAGATCTTCCTATCGGAAGCAATTCTAAGTTTGGTTTTATCCAACTTTTCTGGAACAGTAAACTTGATCGTGTGCCAACCCGATTTCGGAAAAGTTTTATCGAATAAAATCGGTTTACCTTCTCCCCAAATTCTGAGAGTGGTTCCCTTCTCTTGAAAGAATACACTCTCTTCGAATGTCCCGTTCTTCAATTCGCAATCGATTGAGAATTCAGGTTTGGCCCATCCTCTTAGATAGATACCTTCTTCAGGGATGATCCCCGTATAATAATGGTAGGATCTCCCACTTCTAAGATGGTTTTCGATCCAGGCATCCATTGGATCATACAAAAAACTTCTGTATCGAATTACCAAGAAAAGAGACCTGGAAAGAAGGGATAAAACAGCGGATTTACCCGTTTTCAAAATACTTTCATACTTCTCTCTTAGATATTGGGAGGGATAGATCATCCTATTTTGATGTCTTGTTTTTGCAGAGACATCGTCTAAATCCTTTTCAGAATATTCTAAATTCTGAAAGTTGATAATGGACTTTTCCTGATAAAGCAGGTTTTGTCTGTATTGGGCTAATCTGTCTTCACTTTCCTTTTCAGTGATCAAAAAATCCAATTGTAGATCTGCAGGATTCAGAACAAAAAATACTAACTTAGGCTTTTTAGAAACAATATCTTCCTTATAAAAATAGAAATCGGAAGGAGTTAAAGCAGGATGAGAATAGAATTCCGTACGAATGGATGAGCCTTTCAGTTTCTCGTTCATTCTTCCCGGAAGAGAGGAATAAAGAGCCACACTACTTCCTACGATCAGTGTGCCTTTTTCATTTTCAGAGAATTGGATCCTTCTTCTTTTCTCCAAAAAGTTGAACCAAGGTGAAGTATCCCACTCTAGTTCATTCGGAAATCCAAAAAGTAGATTTTCCAATACCACCCTATCTATAAGGGAGAATAACGCGATAAATAGAACGCTTAAATAGAGTATTTTAAACTTTAGTTTTTTTTGATTCATTTTGAAGAGTTGTTACATTCGGAACAAACACCGTATAAGATAATTTCATGAGAATCTAATGTAAATCCCTTAGGAAGATTTTCCATTGGGAAAGGACAGATCTCTACATCAAAAACCCGATCGCAAACCTTACAATGGAAATGATGGTGATGGTCCAAGTGGCTGATTTCAAAACGGGAAGATTCTCCAGGCAATTGGATCTCATGGATCGAACCGGATTCCAGTAGATGATTCACGGACCGGTATACGGTAGCGATCCCTATATTCTGAATGGATTTTTTAGAGATATCATGGATTTCCTTTACCGAAAGAGGACCTTTTGCATCCCGGATGACTCTCAGGATCTCGCCCTTTTGTTTGGTGTTTCGAGAGGCGGATTTTTTATCTTCTTCCATTCGGACCGGCTTCGAATCTTATCTTGCTCCAAAAAGGAGACTGATGTCAACTCGATTCCCGTTGGAATTCCAACCTGTGAATCAGGGAGAGATAATCGTTTTTAAAATTATTTATAGGAACTATTTTTGGTTTTCTTTCGTATGGAATCCAAATAGATTTGATCTTATGAGGAAAATTTTTCTCATTCTCTATTTCTTATTTGCCTGTTCTCAATCCAATCATCTTATCTCCGTTCGGAATGGTGAAGGCGAGATCCTCGGCAAATATCCGAAAGAAATCAGATGGTTAGGTTTCGAAGACAGTCCTAGTTGGAGCGATCTATCTGCATTTTCCAGATTAGAAATCCTAGAACTAAATTCTAAAGAAGTAAAATCACTAGAAGGTTTACCTGATCTTCCAAAACTTAGATATGTTCATCTATCCGGATCTTCTATAAAGGATCTTTCCCCTCTAAATCGTGTCGCAAAGCTGGATAGTTTGGTATTGAACCAAACAGAACTAGGCGATCAAGACCTGAAAAATTATCTGCACTGGAATAGACTCACTAGAATAGAACTGACTGATTCTAAAATATCTAGTCTCCGATTTTTAGGACCTGGATGTAGTGTGAGACATCTACAGCTAAAACATACTAAAATCAAGGATCTTAGGCCTTTAGAGCATTGTACAAAACTAATGGAATTGTATTTGGGTGGGACCCAAGTAAAGGATTTAAGTCCATTATACGGTCTCACAAATCTGATCCATTTACAATTGGATGGTTCAGATGTTTCCGCCAAAGAAATTTCCGATTTTAGAAAAATCCAGCCCTATGTAAAAATCATGCCCGGGCTACGTAAGATCTTAAGTTCGGAGAATGGACTAGACTGATCTATAGTCGCTTCGCTCCTGAAGCCCGCATGGGCGGACTATAAAGCAAGAGGCCTTGCTTCCCCAGGATTTGTGTATAAAATCATATCCCCAGGTTCTGCATGATTAGACTTTTCGGTCTTAATCTCTCCCGTGGTCTCCACGGTTTTTAAGGAATTTAGTTCCGTTTTCCTTCCATCCTGTTTTTCTAATGTAGCCTTGGCTCCTTTTCTTACCCTCGAAAGACGTATCCCCCAAATGTTTGTGATGGCAGGATCCGCTTTTAAAATGATCGCAGAAATCTGCGATATATTAGAGGATCTAGATTTTTTGAGAAGTATTCCTTCTTCTTCTCCCTCCGGACCGGGAGTTAAGCGAATATCATCCGGTCCTGATTTCCATATTAGAAATTCGAAATGATCACATTCGTAGGCCCTAGTTAATGTCCAACGATCTCCCGGATTTTTACTTGTAAACATCCTACAAAGTTTTGGACGAAATCTAAAAAATTTTCCGGATTCATCTAAATTTAGTTTTCCTTCAAACCTTGTTTCTTCCCAATTTTTAGATTCACTTACTGTTAGTTGGCTAATCAACATTTCTTTTTTGTTGGAATGGTTTAGATAAACCTGTCGGATATAAAACCCGGTTGGGATTTTTTTGATCTCGGAAAAATATTCTCCGCTATTCGGAATGGAATCGAATGCGGGGATTTGTGGACCTGGGATCGGATCTTTTTGTAAGGGAGAAGGACGAAATCCGCAATTATATCCTAACGAAAAAATTACGATATATTGAAATTTTTTGGAAAAAAATTTCCAAATCTTCGGAACCTTTTTAGCCAATGATCCTTGCTCCCATTCGACCCTAAATAATTATTGACCTTAACAAAAAGGATCAAGGCGTAAAGCTAGTTTCCTTTTTTGGCGGGAAAGATCATGAAGGTTTCGACCGGAGACGGTTTTTGGAAGTTCCTTTATATGCCTTTAGGCAGATCTTTATATACATTTGTACTTTCAGTTAGTTTGATATTTTTACTTTCGGACTGTGTGGTTAGCAAAGACGCACTTGGAACTCAAGACAAATCGGAACCTAGTATAGACGATCTACTTTCTTTAGCCAAAGTATCTAGCTCCTGCGGTGGCAATAATACATTCTGGATCCGTAATCTTGTAAAAAACAATTCCAGTTGTATGCAAACGACCAAAGTGGCCTCCGGCGCTCACGTAAATATTTACGTAACTAGCGGTTTAGAATCTGCTTTAGATTACCAATACATCGCTCAAGAATTTGATTCTAAAATTTATCCTAGATTAGGTGAGGCTTTCGGCTTTTCAGACGATCTAGATGGAGATGGAAAAGTAGCGGTAATCGTTTCCGATATTCATGACGGAAGCCAT
Protein-coding regions in this window:
- a CDS encoding leucine-rich repeat domain-containing protein, with amino-acid sequence MSTRFPLEFQPVNQGEIIVFKIIYRNYFWFSFVWNPNRFDLMRKIFLILYFLFACSQSNHLISVRNGEGEILGKYPKEIRWLGFEDSPSWSDLSAFSRLEILELNSKEVKSLEGLPDLPKLRYVHLSGSSIKDLSPLNRVAKLDSLVLNQTELGDQDLKNYLHWNRLTRIELTDSKISSLRFLGPGCSVRHLQLKHTKIKDLRPLEHCTKLMELYLGGTQVKDLSPLYGLTNLIHLQLDGSDVSAKEISDFRKIQPYVKIMPGLRKILSSENGLD
- a CDS encoding LB_289 family protein, which translates into the protein MKRTELERRERDLRKAQKKQEALDKRGGGNGVGDFIDQLSGLFRYDATEIFNTKDDINILEVLEEMQVILPQKKWDDVLKKAIKKTGVVEKERAYKELVELLNVEEENEDAEEEVGV
- a CDS encoding S1C family serine protease, which translates into the protein MQFLKSGLIVLVFSLHFPLFSEEKSDFDHVRKAVVQIKVYSQAFSAFTPWATDGVRASSGTGFLIGNKRILTNAHVISNAKYVQVQRYNQTEWYRVKILHVAHDCDLAVLEAEDPEFYKDSTDLSLGEIPELNSSLIVVGYPIGGNKVSVTRGIVSRKEQSKYEHSSVDSHLVLQVDAAINPGNSGGPAIQNNKVVGVAFQVATKGENIGYLIPTKVIRHFLKDIEDGKYDGYVELGIGTFNSFNTSLRKVKGIPEGLEGVFVTRILPNGSADGYLKEGDYLTEIDGLAIGRNGTITLDKDARVDFTETVDDKYSGESIRFKVFRNGKLIDVEFKAKRMPDFDFMRNRYDTAFDYSMIGGLLFQEMSRDLLGAWSRSGNTSGGSQFLYRYDYFIEDGIGRTKKADVVLYRKLAHPVNSSSDYFLNLVLESVNGEPINSLADLKRIIADSKSKFLKLKFLNIDLPLIMDREETQKADSQIRSTYGLE
- a CDS encoding DUF4269 domain-containing protein, which produces MTNRFSDCTSLLKEHQIFQILSEFSPEFVGSIPIGVELPQSDIDIICELKPSLLKVLDSFSSYPGFQLSEKVLSKVPSIICRFRLGSEKVEIVAQDLPPKKQIAYLHMIIEEKILKEKGDNFRLSVLEKKKSGKNTEEAFAELLGLEGDPYFSLLEYGKRTNE
- a CDS encoding RNA recognition motif domain-containing protein, which translates into the protein MQNRKLFVGNLNYSVRQQEISELFSNYGEVAYAKVIEGKGFGFVEMASEEQAENAKNSLNGTEFKGRTLNIDIAKPQTFNKPRRH
- a CDS encoding S1C family serine protease yields the protein MKSKIFLVIISLCVFSSGLSAKKSKPSPKSVPNGMASQAKAEEEYKKSIVQVKISYQEPDYFNPWKKKNPKVRRGVGIVVPGEKILLPAHLLTYSTLIEVKKYSSYAETKAIVARQDFESDLALLKIEEENFFKDLTPFEFQKEIDYPRQVSIYQLDNSGSIQSASGSLISMDLDQYSQGMVELPVLDVNSTETLNGNGEVLLEKGKVSGILFDFSGDKNSGRAIPSFLISKFLGDFGKTEIPFKGFRYRPIIDKATKDFYSLKTKDQGILVAEILPESSADGILKIGDVILEFGGKKIDSKGYFQHPKYGKQVLSYIAHLGDEFGYQIGKQVPVKIIRSGKEEEVQLTLKSFPYSSIRIPHRNLGSKSEYYFDGGFLFVELSEGYLLEWGKDWRSKVDRKLLYTFDYHKFSSGDKKEGKFVLLSQVIPDESNQGYHEISGRLVDQVNGKPVMSVQDISNEVKSSKSRYITILLDDGTDIVLDKESLISANQRIQKEYRIPKSSMGSR
- a CDS encoding Fur family transcriptional regulator; this encodes MEEDKKSASRNTKQKGEILRVIRDAKGPLSVKEIHDISKKSIQNIGIATVYRSVNHLLESGSIHEIQLPGESSRFEISHLDHHHHFHCKVCDRVFDVEICPFPMENLPKGFTLDSHEIILYGVCSECNNSSK
- a CDS encoding AZOBR_p60025 family cell surface glycopolymer formation protein; this encodes MFRFFSKFLQNEKLKAEWIGVLGNLKLVSLLFLILYSFSSFCVWKKYSWSPSSQINFGKEFAEQNKEQTPPGAIVFLGEEGNLGAGYDGQIFYYYSRMLSSFSLNWPNGFETSFRAPRIGYPLLVSPFGWLGMYGTIFGMYILNLGIFYLSYLAIRDLLPDPKKYLSTFYLLSPFALGSYILLVSDTVMMGLSVLAYWAFIRKRFISFSLLAGLAILTKEQAIFLFFPLGLTTLFQKEFKKSIWVASSLILPGAWSLYLRTQFPEWTPGSLGHFFDPFGGLLGYFGEVQQALVSGDRNLILLIKKFSRFPLVLLLLSGTYLLFKGDGKKGLAFRLGFGILLLTTYAGGYVLYWATYENVSRMFTFSLPLLIFWEKEDESLPSGTYWALTGIILISFLIKLAFVSKPLRHLVW